One window from the genome of Papilio machaon chromosome 6, ilPapMach1.1, whole genome shotgun sequence encodes:
- the LOC106714939 gene encoding endocuticle structural glycoprotein SgAbd-5 codes for MYRVVLLVTLSILSIEATNPSDKESKIVEYKNDNDGLGNYFFRYVTSNGITRQETARLINSGQSDEHIAVEGFYSYKDVDGVLYTVYYKADTNGYQTTTTSRPRLDEGFLKPPIPGVPDSVVASLLGK; via the exons atgtATAGAGTCGTTCTGTTAGTAACTTTGTCAATACTTAGTATTGAAGCTACAAATCCTTCGGATAAAGAATCGAAGATTGTCGAATATAAGAATGATAACGACGGCCTCGGAAACTACTTTTTCAg atATGTAACATCAAACGGTATAACAAGACAAGAAACTGCACGACTCATTAATTCCGGTCAGTCCGACGAGCACATTGCTGTAGAAGGATTCTATTCATATAAGGATGTCGATGGAGTCTTATACACAGTATATTATAAAGCTGATACTAATGGTTACCAAACTACTACAACATCTAGACCAAGATTAGATGAG GGCTTTTTGAAGCCACCGATACCTGGAGTCCCAGATTCTGTTGTTGCGTCTTTATTGGGAAAATAA
- the LOC106714937 gene encoding endocuticle structural glycoprotein SgAbd-5, with protein MYQVIFILTMLVISIADTNPLDKEANIEEFKNDNDGLGNYFFRFVTSNGITREETGRLINSGQPDEHVAVDGFYTYKDADGVLHTVTYKADTNGYVILSPLLTPIPAALPESLVASLLG; from the exons ATGTATCAagttatattcatattaactATGTTAGTAATTAGCATTGCTGATACAAATCCATTGGATAAAGAAGCAAATATTGAAGAATTTAAGAATGACAATGATGGCCTCGGAAACTACTTTTTTAG atttgtaaCATCAAACGGTATAACAAGAGAAGAAACTGGACGACTTATTAATTCTGGTCAACCTGACGAGCATGTTGCTGTCGATGGATTCTATACATATAAGGACGCTGACGGAGTCTTACATACAGTTACTTACAAAGCTGACACAAATGGTTACGTTATTCTTTCACCTCTACTAACG cCTATACCAGCCGCACTACCGGAGTCACTCGTAGCATCTTTATTGGGAtaa
- the LOC106714928 gene encoding cuticle protein CP14.6-like — protein sequence MYRILMVLTLSVFSIGARNLSDAEAKIVYYKNENNGVGNYHFRFETSNGIVKEETGRRVNIGQMDEHVAVKGSYSYNDTEGVLQTVHYKADTNGFVIINPIDEGVNILVPSAAYFLLLLLIFWFIFLYKTSFGSRLCSYCIRILTVEPYGGDMFPSTVNSIILSYDDVGYNTLSACSIDRHGH from the exons atgtatCGAATTTTAATGGTTTTAACTTTATCAGTATTTAGTATTGGCGCTAGAAACCTTTCAGATGCAGAAGCAAagattgtatattataaaaatgaaaataatggcGTCGGTAATTACCATTTCAg atttgaAACATCAAACGGTATAGTAAAGGAAGAAACAGGACGACGTGTTAATATTGGTCAAATGGACGAGCACGTCGCAGTTAAAGGATCTTATTCATATAACGACACAGAAGGAGTATTACAGACAGTTCATTATAAAGCTGACACAAATGGTTTTGTCATTATCAATCCAATCGATGAAGgggtaaatattttagttccCTCTGCAGCTTACTTCTTACTGCTTTTGTTGATTTTCtggttcatatttttatacaaaacaagcTTTGGCTCGCGactat GTAGTTATTGTATCCGCATACTAACCGTTGAACCGTACGGCGGGGATATGTTTCCTAGTACTGTCAACAGTATAATACTGTCATATGACGATGTTGGTTACAATACGTTATCTGCATGTAGTATCGACCGCCATGGTCattaa
- the LOC106715062 gene encoding endocuticle structural protein SgAbd-6-like, producing the protein MAFIGRICLVAVILAIVKRMPAAIDEPNQIIKYAYSNNGLGTYSFEFVTSDGTYRKEEAGMINEAGTNILTIRGEYGYLDPSGQYHSVRYIADANGFKPEIHNDDTRFNDRRII; encoded by the exons atg GCCTTTATTGGACGCATCTGCCTCGTAGCAGTAATATTAGCAATAGTGAAGAGAATGCCTGCAGCGATTGATGAAcctaatcaaataattaagtacGCGTATAGTAATAACGGCTTGGGAACTTATAGTTTCGA ATTCGTAACATCAGACGGTACCTATAGAAAAGAAGAGGCTGGTATGATCAATGAAGCAGGGACAAATATTCTTACGATTCGTGGGGAATACGGATACCTGGACCCTTCAGGGCAATATCACAGTGTCAGATATATAGCTGATGCTAACGGTTTTAAGCCTGAGATACACAACGACGATACTAGATTTAATGATAggagaattatttaa
- the LOC106713229 gene encoding uncharacterized protein LOC106713229, which produces MQNAQIDMFPDEYVLLQKGKSLPRKNRFASLSPFMDNDGIIRVGGRLENSPYEYNIKHPILLCSKHHVTKIIFQKYHLDLLHAGPQLLLANIRQLYWPLGGRKLSRVIVKKCLRCFRYKNTTIQPVMGQLPISRTNLEFPFLHCSVDYAGPILIADRKGRGCKLIKSYVCIFVCLAVKAVHIELVTDLTKEGYMSALNRFVARRGKPQSILSDNATNFVGVSKELEQFLQTSNLPSEVAQQGIQFSFAPPYSPHFNGIAEAAVRSTKYHLRRLIQMTNFTYEELTTCLTQIEAVLNSRPLTPLSSDPTDLSALTPSHFLIGRTLLSVPYPQVTNMKVEHLQRYQRINYIKQHFWKRFSKEYVSLLQTKTKWFHSTGQLSVGTLVLLKEAGQPPLLWPLGRVTKIYPGVDGGSRVAELKMKGKTVLRSYKNICPLPLD; this is translated from the coding sequence ATGCAGAATGCCCAAATTGATATGTTTCCCGatgaatatgttttgctaCAAAAGGGTAAATCGTTACCTCGTAAGAATAGATTTGCGTCGTTGAGTCCGTTCATGGACAATGACGGTATCATACGTGTAGGCGGAAGGCTTGAAAACTCACCttacgaatataatataaaacatcctATTTTACTGTGTAGTAAACATCACgtcactaaaataatatttcaaaaataccaTCTAGATTTATTGCACGCAGGGCCTCAACTGCTTTTAGCAAATATTCGTCAGTTATATTGGCCCTTAGGGGGCAGAAAGCTTTCTAGAGTAATcgtaaaaaaatgcttaagatgtttcagatataaaaatacaactataCAACCTGTCATGGGACAATTACCAATTTCTCGTACTAACTTAGAATTTCCATTTTTACATTGCAGTGTCGACTATGCCGGACCAATACTGATAGCTGACCGGAAAGGGCGAGGTTGTAAGCTTATAAAATCATACGtgtgtatttttgtttgcCTTGCAGTCAAGGCTGTGCATATCGAGCTTGTTACAGATCTGACCAAGGAAGGCTACATGTCAGCTTTGAACCGTTTTGTGGCTCGTCGGGGCAAACCTCAGTCCATTCTGTCGGACAACGCTACGAACTTTGTTGGTGTTTCCAAGGAGTTGGAACAATTTTTACAGACTTCAAACCTGCCTTCGGAGGTTGCTCAGCAGGGCATTCAATTTTCCTTTGCCCCTCCATATTCTCCCCATTTTAACGGAATTGCTGAAGCAGCGGTTCGTTCTACCAAATACCATTTAAGGCGCTTGATTCAAATGACTAACTTTACATATGAGGAACTTACAACTTGTCTAACTCAAATTGAAGCCGTTTTGAATTCCCGTCCTCTTACCCCTCTCTCATCTGATCCCACTGACCTCTCTGCTCTTACTCCTTCTCATTTCTTAATCGGACGAACTCTCTTATCTGTACCTTATCCACAGGTTACAAACATGAAGGTGGAGCATTTGCAGCGTTATCAAAGAATCAATTATATAAAGCAGCATTTTTGGAAGCGGTTTTCTAAAGAATACGTCTCTttacttcaaacaaaaactaaatggtTCCATTCAACAGGACAACTATCTGTCGGAACTCTTGTATTATTGAAGGAAGCAGGTCAACCTCCTCTACTGTGGCCATTGGGACGAGTCACCAAAATTTATCCTGGCGTCGATGGAGGCTCAAGAGTGGCAGAACTAAAGATGAAAGGAAAAACTGTTCTACGGAGCTACAAAAACATCTGTCCTCTTCCCTTGGACTAG
- the LOC123721091 gene encoding uncharacterized protein LOC123721091: MVLRASIINNENTVHSFNTFGANEVQQIIATSAQRPPESNFRHQDKGSTVWTGEDKVEIEVCSDKPEDEYEERSKFEERYYALMAQARNLLCSDGAADDGRSVAGSICKQAGESFQHNFIRLPKIDLPRFHGSYQCWLEYRDTFLSLIHSSASIDNISKFHYLRASLSGAALDIITNIDFKGDNYLMAWQLLCDRYDNSRLLVHNHVQALFNVEQVVKESSLCLRRLLDTINKNIRALKTLNEPTQYWDTLVVYIMSNKLDVVTGRHWEEYRNGLSKPPSLQQFCDFISNKADLLETIENKQNTNVNKTISKNNSYIIASNINNNNRSLEQSKHNNIKSYKLSCPLCSKNHLLFTYEHFRSLTVEERLKKAKELKICFNCLRPGHGTKRCRLTHCKYCNSKHNTLLHTEESKPTSFQDPMPSSSSVALPINHSSSSIAFAKENNIVLSSNAPIQLTTSTHVLLSTAMVKVIDDNGNSMDARLLLDNGSTANFITQSLCSKLKLSTRSVSSEINGINNQSLTSTQACNLTIESQCCRYKANIECYVLPEITKILPSTVIDISQLSLPSDLHLADPSFNIPSVIDILVGAEVFWDVICTKSINLGKNKPKLVESKLGWIVTGQLPIQTTSNFTHSCNLSIRDLDNNLKRFWELDSVASSHALSSEERACEESFKLIYDS, from the exons atggtccttcgagcctcAATAATCAACAACGAAAATACAGTCCACTCATTTAATACGTTTGGAGCGAACGAAGTGCAGCAAATTATCGCGACATCGGCTCAACGGCCGCCGGAGTCAAACTTCAGACATCAAGACAAAGGAAGTACCGTGTGGACAGGGGAAGATAAA GTGGAGATTGAGGTGTGTTCCGACAAGCCAGAGGACGAATACGAGGAACGTTCAAAATTCGAAGAGCGTTATTACGCGCTGATGGCGCAAGCGCGCAATCTGCTGTGCAGCGATGGTGCAGCAGATGACGGCCGCTCTGTTGCAGGTTCGATATGCAAACAAGCAGGTGAATCATTCcaacacaattttattcgCTTACCTAAAATTGATTTACCTCGCTTTCATGGTAGTTATCAGTGCTGGCTTGAGTATAgggatacatttttatcattaattcaTAGTAGTGCTTCAATCGATAACATAAGCAAATTCCACTATTTACGCGCCTCGCTCTCGGGTGCGGCGCTCGACATTATTACGAACATAGATTTTAAAGGCGACAACTATTTAATGGCGTGGCAGTTGCTATGTGATCGATATGACAATAGTCGTCTATTAGTGCATAATCACGTGCAGGCATTGTTCAATGTTGAACAGGTTGTCAAAGAATCGAGTCTTTGTTTACGTCGTTTGCTtgatacaattaataaaaatattcgagCGTTAAAAACATTGAACGAGCCGACGCAATATTGGGATACGCTTGTAGTTTACATCATGTCAAACAAATTAGACGTAGTAACCGGTAGACATTGGGAAGAATATCGTAATGGCTTATCGAAACCGCCTTCTTTACAACAATTTTGCGATTTTATTAGTAACAAAGCTGATTTATTggaaacaattgaaaataaacagaatacaaatgtaaataaaacaatttcgaAAAATAACAGTTATATAATAGCatctaacataaataataataatcgttCCTTAGAACAATCAAAACATAACAacattaaatcttataaattgtCATGTCCTTTATGTTCAAAAAATCATCTTTTGTTTACATATGAACATTTTCGTAGTTTAACGGTTGaagaaagattaaaaaaggcgaaagagttaaaaatatgttttaactgtTTGCGTCCCGGACATGGTACTAAGCGATGTAGATTAACGCATTGTAAGTATTGCAATAGTAAACATAATACGCTTTTGCACACCGAAGAGTCAAAGCCTACTTCATTTCAAGACCCAATGCCTAGTAGTTCTAGTGTTGCGTTGCCTATTaatcattcatcatcatccaTTGCTTTCgccaaagaaaataatatcgtTTTGTCGAGTAATGCTCCTATACAACTTACTACTTCTACGCATGTTTTACTGTCCACAGCTATGGTGAAAGTGATTGACGACAACGGCAACAGCATGGACGCACGGCTTCTACTCGATAACGGCAGTACGGCAAATTTTATAACGCAGTCGCTTTGcagtaaactaaaattatctaCACGTTCTGTAAGTTCTGAAATTAATGGTATTAATAATCAATCGTTAACTAGTACACAAGCTTGCAATTTAACAATCGAGTCCCAATGTTGTAGGTATAAAGCGAATATAGAATGTTATGTTTTACCGGAGATAACTAAAATACTTCCTTCTACTGTAATAGACATCAGTCAACTTTCGTTGCCCTCAGATCTACATCTAGCTGACCCTTCGTTCAACATACCGTCAGTAATCGACATTCTCGTCGGGGCTGAAGTTTTCTGGGATGTTATATGTACTAAATCAATTAACCTAGGCAAAAACAAGCCTAAGTTAGTTGAATCAAAATTAGGTTGGATTGTTACAGGCCAACTACCAATACAGACAACATCAAATTTTACGCATTCTTGTAATTTGTCGATAAGAGATCTTGACAACAATTTGAAAAGGTTTTGGGAACTCGATTCCGTCGCTTCGAGCCATGCCCTGTCTAGTGAAGAACGAGCTTGTGAGGAAAGCTTTAAGTTGATATACGATTCGTGA
- the LOC106715057 gene encoding endocuticle structural glycoprotein SgAbd-5: MKVFVVLAFIAVAVAAPQNPQDVQILRYESNNAGLDAYNFAWELSDGSLHEEQGQLKNQGTENEGIAVQGRYAWVGPDGVNYIITYVADENGFQPTIQQGPGGAIPSAVVASLLG; the protein is encoded by the exons ATGAAAGTG TTTGTCGTACTCGCCTTCATTGCGGTAGCCGTGGCTGCGCCCCAGAATCCTCAAGACGTTCAGATCCTGCGTTATGAGAGCAATAACGCTGGGCTCGATGCTTACAACTTCGC atGGGAACTATCCGACGGAAGCTTGCACGAAGAGCAAGGTCAACTAAAGAACCAGGGAACTGAAAATGAGGGAATAGCTGTTCAAGGAAGATACGCTTGGGTCGGACCTGATGGAGTCAATTATATCATCACTTACGTTGCCGACGAAAATGGATTCCAGCCAACAATACAACAAGGTCCCGGGGGAGCGATCCCTTCTGCTGTAGTCGCTTCGCTTTTGGGATAA